A DNA window from Brassica napus cultivar Da-Ae chromosome C1, Da-Ae, whole genome shotgun sequence contains the following coding sequences:
- the LOC111213633 gene encoding uncharacterized protein LOC111213633, translating to MTTFVPLTKLRPFKDNWRIQVKCLHSWKQNTPFAGDTFEMVLADQWGNKIHATGKRSLMQRIQRVFPIDSWGVIEHVTVTPAGGQYRTTNYKYKMVIAEDAVLSRSDLADDRIFLSLANYEEIENGTKKPAFLIGRIHELGDVQTVQVSGEDRKRVQFRLVDAEGNNLACCLWGTYAEQLEPFTGKDQTIICLIRFAKIKEFRGELQITNAFDASRLFLNAMIPEVTHLTERFKLHLVVKDDSATCNLMLLGSVGKSIVAVDAEELWDGSYEEIEDPEILPEPILSLVGKSFCFGISITSDNVTNGSDTFVVLEVCSGDKVLTIETDSQSNSDMVTTSSTMSSGSAMMLDQISSDECPTPITKRKKDDYDLQDLTSSSKKQCIKIIKQEKTKND from the exons ATGACGACATTTGTTCCTCTCACAAAACTCAGGCCATTCAAAGACAACTGGAGAATTCAAGTGAAATGTTTACATTCATGGAAGCAAAACACACCTTTTGCAGGTGATACTTTCGAGATGGTCTTAGCAGATCAATGG GGTAACAAGATCCATGCTACTGGCAAACGATCTCTCATGCAACGGATTCAACGTGTCTTTCCTATAGATTCATGGGGAGTTATTGAACATGTTACCGTCACTCCAGCTGGTGGTCAATATCGAACTACCAACTACAAATACAAGATGGTTATAGCAGAAGACGCTGTGCTATCAAGATCAGATTTAGCTGATGATAGAATTTTCCTATCTCTTGCTAATTATGAAGAAATTGAAAATGGGACCAAGAAGCCAGCTTTCCTCATAG GAAGAATTCATGAACTTGGTGATGTACAGACTGTTCAAGTTTCTGGCGAAGACAGAAAGAGGGTTCAGTTTCGCTTAGTTGACGCAGA AGGAAACAATCTAGCATGCTGTCTCTGGGGAACATATGCCGAGCAACTTGAACCATTTACTGGCAAAGATCAAACAATTATTTGTTTGATCAGGTTTGCAAAAATCAAGGAATTTAGAG GAGAGCTGCAAATCACTAATGCTTTTGATGCTTCACGTCTGTTCCTGAATGCAATGATCCCTGAAGTTACCCATTTAACTGAaag ATTCAAGCTACATTTGGTTGTCAAAGATGACTCTGCAACATGTAATTTGATGTTGCTAGGCTCTGTTGGTAAGTCCATCGTTGCAGTGGATGCTGAAGAATTATGGGATGGCTCTTATGAGGAG ATTGAAGATCCAGAGATACTACCAGAACCTATTCTTAGTTTGGTGGGAAAGTCTTTCTGTTTTGGTATTTCCATAACGTCAGACAATGTCACAAATGGTTCAGACACTTTTGTTGTTTTAGAGGTTTGTTCTGGAGATAAAGTTCTTACTATCGAGACTGACTCTCAATCTAATTCTGATATGGTCACTACTTCTTCTACCATGTCATCTGGATCA GCCATGATGTTGGATCAAATTTCCTCTGATGAGTGTCCAACTCCTATAACAAAGCGCAAGAAAGATGATTATGACCTACAGGACCTAACATCTTCTTCCAAGAAACAATGCATCAAGATCATCAAACAAGAGAAGACCAAGAATGATTAG
- the LOC125580718 gene encoding uncharacterized protein LOC125580718: MALLPVKPLSFHRFQVFPRHLITPAVSTVPAMVSAGFKSHHFVGLPSYDLCIHESVSHMRSLRSWSNRRRVSKTVGVSMPVASAEDLPAASWDSWKPDKTTVAPSPSDVIWPAAGAFAAMAIMGRIDQMLNPKGISMSVAPLGAVSAILFTTPSVPAARKYNIFMAQIGCAAIGVLTFSIFGPGWLSRSIALAASIAFMVIARANHPPAASLPLLFIDGAKLQKLNFWYVLFPSAAACILLCFLQEIVCYLKKNLKF, translated from the exons ATGGCCTTGCTTCCGGTGAAGCCTCTATCTTTCCACCGCTTTCAGGTTTTCCCCCGGCATCTTATTACTCCGGCTGTTTCAACAGTTCCGGCAATGGTTTCTGCCGGTTTCAAAAGCCATCATTTCGTAGGGCTCCCTTCTTATGATCTATGTATCCATGAATCTGTAAGTCATATGAGAAGCCTAAGGTCGTGGAGTAATCGTCGCCGAGTAAGCAAAACCGTCGGCGTGTCTATGCCGGTGGCTTCGGCTGAGGATTTACCGGCGGCTTCTTGGGATTCTTGGAAGCCCGATAAGACCACGGTGGCTCCGTCACCTAGTGACGTCATTTGGCCTGCAGCag GAGCGTTTGCGGCTATGGCAATAATGGGAAGGATAGATCAAATGTTAAACCCTAAAGGGATCTCAATGTCGGTTGCACCACTTGGTGCCGTTTCTGCCATTCTCTTCACCACTCCTTCTGTACCTGCTGCTAGG AAATACAATATATTCATGGCTCAAATAGGTTGTGCAGCCATTGGAGTATTGACTTTCTCCATCTTTGGGCCGGGTTGGCTCTCCCGCAGCATCGCACTCGCTGCTTCCATTGCATTTATGGTCATTGCTCGTGCTAATCATCCTCCTG CGGCAAGTTTACCACTACTGTTCATAGACGGGGCAAAGTTACAAAAGTTAAACTTTTGGTACGTATTATTCCCCAGTGCAGCGGCTTGCATCCTCCTCTGCTTCCTC CAAGAGATCGTGTGCTACTTgaagaaaaacttgaaattttga